In Carya illinoinensis cultivar Pawnee chromosome 16, C.illinoinensisPawnee_v1, whole genome shotgun sequence, a single window of DNA contains:
- the LOC122299178 gene encoding uncharacterized protein LOC122299178 codes for MAESGKCSAMSEIDITAIKDTLQTQQQLLQKLYIELDEEREASSTAASEALSMILRLQGEKAAVQMEASQYKRLAEERMSYVENSLSVFEDVINQKEMEIASLEFQVQAHKWKLLSMGCGDLGAYESRFPEHPFLQRNDLCKLEIGANTIVRRLNSLPPIQLKDSYQKQSNLEREISGIPLSDFIPKIVKLKADQEFNVQNMDLEKKAGNYASGTYDSYWEQIRKLDERVKEVSDCKGSGRDNSASLKSESMTCSLFPQVSIDKLCDQTSVESITNLEQVKLHEHRQESEAIVNYPCSSSVQDILEVPQNNEKRKAHDYQEEWSKLILEGENRVGKPDLVSEDPCASNNKDETEWTKKMLHCENHDNKLIKARNRASDDCNVSCFPSRMGVSESQASFQQLCQRIERLEGDRHYFRKEISEAGEEEGLNLLKEIHEQLNMIQTEVRSWRTKKSPPQDEQPLLSLTEAMLYFWI; via the exons ATGGCCGAAAGTGGCAAGTGTTCTGCAATGTCTGAAATTGATATTACAGCCATAAAAGATACTCTTCAAACTCAACAACAACTTCTGCAAAAACTGTACATTGAGTTGGATGAGGAAAGAGAAGCCTCATCTACCGCAGCTAGTGAAGCTCTATCCATGATACTGCGTTTGCAAGGAGAGAAGGCTGCTGTACAGATGGAAGCAAGTCAATATAAGAGACTAGCAGAGGAAAGGATGTCTTACGTCGAGAACTCTCTTTCAGTATTTGAAGATGTTATCAATCAGAAAGAAATGGAAATTGCATCTCTTGAGTTTCAAGTTCAGGCTCACAAGTGGAAACTTCTTAGCATGGGTTGTGGTGATTTGGGTGCCTATGAAAGTAGATTTCCAGAGCATCCGTTTTTGCAAAGAAATGATTTATGCAAGTTGGAAATAGGTGCTAATACCATTGTACGAAGATTGAACTCTCTGCCTCCAATTCAACTCAAAGATTCCTACCAGAAACAAAGTAATTTGGAAAGAGAAATATCTGGAATCCCCCTGTCGGATTTTATTCCAAAGATAGTGAAACTAAAAGCAGACCAGGAATTTAATGTTCAAAACATGGATTTAGAGAAGAAAGCGGGAAACTATGCTAGTGGAACCTATGATTCATACTGGGAGCAGATCAGAAAGTTAGATGAACGAGTAAAAGAGGTATCTGATTGTAAAGGTTCTGGTAGAGATAATTCTGCAAGCTTGAAGAGTGAGTCCATGACTTGTTCTTTATTTCCACAAGTAAGCATTGACAAATTATGTGACCAAACAAGTGTAGAAAGTATTACTAATCTGGAGCAAGTTAAACTTCACGAACATAGACAGGAAAGTGAGGCAATTGTTAATTATCCTTGCTCCTCAAGTGTCCAGGATATTCTTGAAGTCCCCCAAAATAATGAGAAACGTAAAGCGCATGACTACCAGGAAGAATGGAGTAAGTTGATATTGGAAGGTGAGAACAGGGTAGGAAAGCCAGATTTGGTCTCTGAGGATCCCTGTGCATCAAATAATAAAGATGAAACAGAATGGACAAAGAAAATGTTGCATTGTGAAAAccatgataataaattaattaaagcaaGAAATAGAGCAAGTGATGACTGCAATGTGTCTTGTTTTCCCTCAAGAATGGGTGTTTCTGAATCTCAAGCCAGTTTTCAACAGTTGTGTCAGAGAATTGAGCGACTTGAGGGAGATAGACATTATTTCAGGAAAGAAATTAGTGAggctggagaagaagaaggGTTGAATTTGTTGAAGGAAATACATGAGCAACTTAATATGATACAGACCGAGGTGAGAAGTTGGAGAACTAAGAAATCCCCTCCACAAGATGAGCAGCCTCTACTTTCTCTTACTGAG GCAATGCTATACTTTTGGATTTAA
- the LOC122298477 gene encoding calcineurin subunit B-like, with protein MGNTSSMLTQYDIEEVQEHCSHTFSQQEIVSLYQRFCQLDRSGGGFISSEEFMSVPEFAVNPLSQRLLRMLDGLNFKEFVAFLSAFSPRATLQQKIEFIFRVYDSDGNGRVAMNDMLEVLRDLTGQYISEQQREQVLTQVLEEAGYTKDSSLVLSDFMKILGNSDLKMEVEVPVD; from the exons ATGGGCAACACATCATCAATGCTCACGCAGTACGACATCGAAGAAGTCCAGGAACACTGCAGCCACACGT TTTCGCAGCAGGAAATAGTGTCACTGTACCAGAGGTTCTGTCAGCTCGATCGAAGCGGCGGTGGTTTCATCTCTTCTGAGGAGTTCATGTCCGTTCCTGAATTCGCCGTCAACCCTCTCTCCCAG AGATTGTTGAGGATGTTGGACGGATTGAACTTTAAGGAATTCGTGGCATTCTTGTCCGCATTCAGTCCCCGTGCGACTTTACAACAGAAAATTGAGT TTATTTTTAGAGTTTATGATTCGGATGGCAATGGAAGAGTTGCGATGAATGACATGCTCGAAGTTTTGCGGGACTTGACAGGACAATATATATCTGAACAACAGAGGGAG CAAGTTCTGACCCAAGTCCTTGAGGAAGCAGGCTACACAAAGGATTCTTCGTTAGTTTTGTCGGACTTCATGAAG ATTCTTGGCAATTCTGATTTGAAGATGGAGGTTGAGGTTCCAGTGGATTaa